The genomic DNA GTGCAGCTCGGACCCGCAGCACAGCACCACGAACTTGCCGCGGCGCTCCGCGCCGGTGATCGCCGCGCCTTCCAGTGCCGAGATCGGCGGGTCGTAGGTCTTGAGCGCGGCGATCGCGGCCACGGAGGCACGGGTGATCGTGCGTCCGGTGGTGCGCTCGCCGAGGAACGCGACGAGTCCTTCGACCTCCGGCATCTCAGGCATGCAGCCATCCTGTCACCGGGGTCCGACGCTGTCACGCGTGGACGTGCGGTCAGAGCACCGACCACTCGACCGGCGTCCGGTCGTCCTCACGCAGCAGCCCGGCGAGCCAGCCGTCGTCCCGTCCGCGCTGGCTGGTGAGTCCCTGGCGCATGGTGCCCTCGAAGCGGAAGCCGAGGGCGCGGGCGGCGCGGGCGGAGGGGACGTTGCCCACGACGGCCTGCCAGCGGATGCGGGCGAGGCCGAGCTCCGCGAAGCCCCAATCGAGCACGGCCCGCGCGGCCTCGACGAGGTAGCCGCGGCCGCGGGCGTTCGCGACGACCCAGTAGCCGAGCTCGGCATGGCCCCCGGCCGGATGCTCCCCGATGTGGTGGAGTCCGACCATGCCCACGAGGACGTCGTCGGCGTAGACACCCCAGACGGTCTGCGAGCCGTCCTCCCACCACTGCTCGACGAGGGCGACGAAGTCCTCCGCGTCCTGCCGGAAGTAAGGGGAGGGCACCGTCGTCCACCGCGCGATCTCCGGGTCCTGGCACGCCTCGGTGATCGCGTCGACATCCGCCTCCGTCGGGGCGTGGAGGACGAGTCGTGCGGTGGTGAGGGTGACCGGAAGCATCCGTCCAGCCTAAAACGCTCGACCCGGCCCCTTCGGTTCGCCCCGGCCTCTTCCGCGCGTCCGTAACGGGGTGGGAGGCACGGAAAGGGGTGGGATGCACGGAAGCCGACCGCAGTGTCGGTGGGCGCGATTAGGCTTGTCCGGTGACTGTTCCGGGGATTCTGCGCGCCTTGGAAGAGGCGTCTCTGTATCGTGACGCTCTCGCCTGGGCGCACACCGACGCCGACCTCGGCCTGGTCGACGGGCTCGACGCGCCCGTGCTCGCCGGTCTGCTCGCCAAGCGCGCGGCGGCCGGCCACCCGGCGGCGCTGCTGGCCGTGGTGCCCACGGGGCGCCGCGCGGAATCGGTCGCGCAGGCCCTGGAGACGTACGTCCCGGACGCCGAGGTGCTCACCTTCCCCGCCTGGGAGACGCTGCCGCACGAGCGCCTCAGCCCCAGCCCGGACACGGTCGGCCTGCGACTGCAGACCCTGCGGCGCGTCGCCGAGTGGTCCGGGGAGCGTCCCCTCGTGGTCGTGGCCTCCGTGCGCGCCGCGCTCCAGCCCATCGCCGGGAACCTCGGCGACATCGTGCCGCTCGAGCTGACCGTGGGCAGCCGCGGCAACGAGCTCGACCACGTCGCCGAGCAGCTCGTGGAACGGGCGTACTCCCGCGTCGACATGGTGTCGCGACGAGGCGAGTTCGCCGTCCGCGGCGGCATCCTCGACGTCTTCCCTCCCACGTCGGAGCACCCCTACCGCGTGGAGTTCTTCGGCGACGAGATCGATCAGATCCGCGCGTTCTCCGTGGCGGACCAGCGTTCCCTCCCCGGCGATGTGCCGCGCGTCGACCTCCCGCCCAGCCGCGAGCTCCTGCTCACCGCCGAGGTGCGGGAGCGCGCCAGGGCGCTCATCGGTGGCTTCCCGGCCATCAGCGGCATGCTCGAGAAGATGGCCGAGGGCATCCCGGTCGAGGGCATGGAGTCGCTGCTGCCCGCGGTCGCCGGCCCCCTCAAGTCGCTCGTCGAGTACCTGCCCGAGGGCACGGCGACCGCCGTGATCGACCCGGAGCGCTCGACCGCCCGCGCCCTCACCCTCGGCGAGACGAACCGCGAGTTCCTCGACGCCGCCTGGAGCGCGGCGACCTCCGGTGCCTCCGCCCCCATCGATCTCGGCGCCGGCGACTTCCTCACCATCGCCGACCTGCGCGAGGTCGTCCGCGACCGGGGCGGCGTGTGGTGGCGGCTGAGCCCATTCGGGATCGGCGATGCGACCGCGGAGAGCGTCGAGGCGGCCACCGTCATCCCCTCCTTCCACGGCAACGTCGACGGCGCCATCGCCTTCGTCGACGCGAAGGTCGCCGACGGCTGGCGCGTGGTCGTGCTCGCGACCGGACACGGCCTCGTCGACCGCGCCCGCGACGTGCTGTCCGACCGCGGCATCGCGGCGCGGGTCGTCGAGACCATCGCGGACGCGCCGGACCCGGGGGTCGCGACCCTCACCGTCGGCGGCGTCGAAGCCGGCTTCCAGGTGCCGGAGGCGAAGCTCGCCGTCCTCACCGACAACGAGTTCTACGGCCGCACCATCGGCGGCGACCAGCGCGTCGTCAAGAAGCTCGCCTCCCGTCGGAAGAACGTCGTCGATCCGCTGCAGCTCAAGCAGGGCGACTTCGTCGTGCATGCCACGCACGGCATCGGCCGCTTCGTCGAGATGACCCAGCGCGAGGTCTCCACCGGGGGCCGCAACGCCGCGAAGTCCGTCCGCGACTACCTCGTGCTGGAGTATGCGCCGTCGAAGCGCGGCTACCCCGGCGACAAGCTGTTCGTCCCCACCGACCAGCTCGACCTCCTGTCGAAGTACGTCGGCGGCGAGGCCCCGACGCTGTCGAAGATGGGCGGCAGCGATTGGGCGCAGGCCAAGGGCAAGGCGCGCAAGGCGGTCCGCGACATCGCCGTCGAGCTCGTCAAGCTCTACTCCGCCCGGATGAGCGCCAAGGGGTACGCCTTCGGCCCGGACACCCCCTGGCAGCGCGAGCTGGAGGAGGCGTTCCCGTTCGCGGAGACCCAGGACCAGCTGCAGACCATCGACGAGATCAAGGCCGACATGGAGCGGCCCATCCCGATGGACCGGCTGCTCTCGGGCGATGTCGGCTTCGGCAAGACCGAGGTCGCCGTCCGTGCGGCGTTCAAGGCCATCCAGGACGGCAAGCAGGTGGCGATGCTCGTCCCGACGACCCTGCTCGTCAAGCAGCACCTCGAGACGTTCACGGAGCGCTTCGCCGGGTTCCCGGTCAAGGTGCGGCCGCTGTCGCGGTTCCAGACCGACAAGGAGGCGCGGCTCACGCTGCAGGGCCTCCTCGACGGCTCGGTGGACATGGTGATCGGCACGCACCGCATCCTCACCGAGCAGGTGCTGTTCAAGGATCTCGGCCTCATGATCATCGACGAGGAGCAGCGCTTCGGCGTCGAGCACAAGGACGCGCTGAAGAAGATGAAGACCAACGTCGACATCCTCGCGATGAGCGCCACCCCGATCCCGCGCACGCTGGAGATGGCGGTCACCGGCATCCGCGAGATGTCGACGCTCGCCACACCCCCGGAGGACCGGCACCCGATCCTCTCGTTCGTCGGACCCCGCAGCGACAAGCAGATCGCCGCCGCCATCCGCCGCGAGATCCTCCGCGAGGGGCAGGTCTTCTTCGTGCACAACCGCGTGCAGTCGATCCAGCGGGTCGCGGCCGAGCTCGCCGAGCTGGTCCCGGAGGCGCGGATCGCCGTGGCACACGGGCAGATGGGGGAGCACGCGCTGGAGCAGGTCGTCGACGACTTCTGGGAGCGCAAGTTCGACGTCCTCGTCTCGACCACGATCATCGAGACCGGCCTCGACATCTCCAACGCGAACACGATCATCATCGACCGCGCCGACAAGTACGGGCTGAGCCAGCTCCACCAGCTCCGCGGACGCGTGGGTCGCGGACGGGAGCGCGCCTACGCGTACTTCCTTTACGACGACATGAAGCCGCTGAGCGAGACCGCGGCCGACCGGCTGCAGACCATCGCGGTCAACAACGACCTCGGCTCCGGAATGCAGGTCGCCCTGAAGGACCTCGAGCTGCGCGGTGCCGGAAACCTCCTCGGCGCGGAGCAGGCCGGACACATCGCGGGGGTCGGCTTCGACCTGTATCTGCGCATGATCGGCGAGGCCGTCGCGACCTTCCGCGGCGAGGAGGTCGAGACCGGGCAGGAGCTCCGCCTCGAGCTGCCGCTCGACGCCCGCATCCCCGAGGACTACATCGACAGCGAACGCCTCCGGCTCGAGGCGTACCAGAAGCTCTCCGCCGCCTCGGCCGCGACCGCGAAGGACGACGCCATCGACCTCGTGGTGGAGGAGCTCGTCGACCGGTACGGCACGCCGCCGGAGGAGGTCACCGGACTCGTGTCGATCGCACGGCTGCGGCGCCGGGCGGCCAGGGCCGGGCTCACCGACGTCGTGGCCATGGGCTCGAACCTGCGCCTCGCGCCCGCCCGCCTCGAGGACTCCATCAAGGTCCGGTTGCAGCGGCTGTATCCGAAGGCGAAGCTCGTCTCCGGCGGGGAGGCCCTGGTCGTGCCGATGCCCACGGTGCCCGCGGCGGTCGGCGTGGGCGTGGAGCCGCTGCCCGACGCCGAGCTGCTCGCCTGGGTCGACCAGCTGTTCACCGCCATCTTCCCCGAGCCCGCCAAGCCCGAGTGATCCGGTGGTGATGATCTCCGAAGTCGTGCACGCCGCAGACGCCGCGGACTAGTCTGGCCGCATGTTGTACGAGCACCTCGGGGCTCGCCCCCGCATCCACGACACCGCCGTCGTCGCTCCGACCGCCGTCATCTCCGGTGACGTGGAGCTCGGACCGGGCTGCCAGGTGCTGCACGGCGCCGTCATCACCGCGGAGGGCGGCCCGATCACCCTCGGCGCGCACGTCATCGTGATGGAGAACGCGCTGATCCGGGCGACCGCGGCGAACGCCGTCCACATCGGGGCGCACACCCTCGTCGGGACACTGGCCAGCATCGCCGGGGCGACCGTGGGCGAGGAGGTGTTCTTCGCGTCCGGAGCCCGGGTCTTCAACGGCGCGCTCGTCGGGGATCGGTGCGAGGTGCGGGTCAACGCCATCGTGCATCGC from Microbacterium paraoxydans includes the following:
- a CDS encoding gamma carbonic anhydrase family protein; the encoded protein is MLYEHLGARPRIHDTAVVAPTAVISGDVELGPGCQVLHGAVITAEGGPITLGAHVIVMENALIRATAANAVHIGAHTLVGTLASIAGATVGEEVFFASGARVFNGALVGDRCEVRVNAIVHRRAVLPSGTVVPIGWVAVGDPVQLLSPDRDAEIAAAQPELDFPGHVFGVDRDTPDLMVQLTERYGSSLARHADDRQV
- a CDS encoding GNAT family N-acetyltransferase; its protein translation is MLPVTLTTARLVLHAPTEADVDAITEACQDPEIARWTTVPSPYFRQDAEDFVALVEQWWEDGSQTVWGVYADDVLVGMVGLHHIGEHPAGGHAELGYWVVANARGRGYLVEAARAVLDWGFAELGLARIRWQAVVGNVPSARAARALGFRFEGTMRQGLTSQRGRDDGWLAGLLREDDRTPVEWSVL
- the mfd gene encoding transcription-repair coupling factor; this translates as MTVPGILRALEEASLYRDALAWAHTDADLGLVDGLDAPVLAGLLAKRAAAGHPAALLAVVPTGRRAESVAQALETYVPDAEVLTFPAWETLPHERLSPSPDTVGLRLQTLRRVAEWSGERPLVVVASVRAALQPIAGNLGDIVPLELTVGSRGNELDHVAEQLVERAYSRVDMVSRRGEFAVRGGILDVFPPTSEHPYRVEFFGDEIDQIRAFSVADQRSLPGDVPRVDLPPSRELLLTAEVRERARALIGGFPAISGMLEKMAEGIPVEGMESLLPAVAGPLKSLVEYLPEGTATAVIDPERSTARALTLGETNREFLDAAWSAATSGASAPIDLGAGDFLTIADLREVVRDRGGVWWRLSPFGIGDATAESVEAATVIPSFHGNVDGAIAFVDAKVADGWRVVVLATGHGLVDRARDVLSDRGIAARVVETIADAPDPGVATLTVGGVEAGFQVPEAKLAVLTDNEFYGRTIGGDQRVVKKLASRRKNVVDPLQLKQGDFVVHATHGIGRFVEMTQREVSTGGRNAAKSVRDYLVLEYAPSKRGYPGDKLFVPTDQLDLLSKYVGGEAPTLSKMGGSDWAQAKGKARKAVRDIAVELVKLYSARMSAKGYAFGPDTPWQRELEEAFPFAETQDQLQTIDEIKADMERPIPMDRLLSGDVGFGKTEVAVRAAFKAIQDGKQVAMLVPTTLLVKQHLETFTERFAGFPVKVRPLSRFQTDKEARLTLQGLLDGSVDMVIGTHRILTEQVLFKDLGLMIIDEEQRFGVEHKDALKKMKTNVDILAMSATPIPRTLEMAVTGIREMSTLATPPEDRHPILSFVGPRSDKQIAAAIRREILREGQVFFVHNRVQSIQRVAAELAELVPEARIAVAHGQMGEHALEQVVDDFWERKFDVLVSTTIIETGLDISNANTIIIDRADKYGLSQLHQLRGRVGRGRERAYAYFLYDDMKPLSETAADRLQTIAVNNDLGSGMQVALKDLELRGAGNLLGAEQAGHIAGVGFDLYLRMIGEAVATFRGEEVETGQELRLELPLDARIPEDYIDSERLRLEAYQKLSAASAATAKDDAIDLVVEELVDRYGTPPEEVTGLVSIARLRRRAARAGLTDVVAMGSNLRLAPARLEDSIKVRLQRLYPKAKLVSGGEALVVPMPTVPAAVGVGVEPLPDAELLAWVDQLFTAIFPEPAKPE